The following coding sequences lie in one Cyanobacterium sp. Dongsha4 genomic window:
- the murD gene encoding UDP-N-acetylmuramoyl-L-alanine--D-glutamate ligase has protein sequence MGKVYIIGLGKSGIAAAKILKKNDEELTIYDSSNSPSLEAIKNDLAKENIVVKLGENLPLNNVQSPDLIVVSPGVPWDIPILEEARRKGIKTIGEMELAWQYLSKTPWIGITGTNGKTTTTALVEAMLKMGGIKTSACGNIGYAACDLALESLDNPLEWVVAEISSYQIESSMDLSPRIGIWTTFTPDHLARHKTLENYHRIKASLLQRSHLKILNGDDPYLHNFGLDLDWKNVYWTSVRGKEYLLGDIEKGVYLEDSWIVAFKELIAPVSLFKMVGKHNLQNLLMATAAARLAGVSKKAIADTISSFTGVPHRLELITNIDGVAYINDSKATNYDAAQVGLDSVASPTILIAGGEAKEGDDTAWINTIKEKCVSVLLIGEAASFFAERFEASGFGQYEIVETMENAVKRGRELASSLKAKVVLLSPACASFDQYQNFEQRGENFRQICYDLSQKDN, from the coding sequence ATGGGTAAAGTTTATATTATTGGACTGGGAAAGTCAGGTATTGCCGCCGCTAAAATTCTAAAAAAAAACGATGAAGAATTAACAATTTATGATAGTTCTAATTCTCCATCTTTAGAAGCAATAAAAAATGATTTAGCCAAGGAAAATATAGTTGTTAAATTAGGAGAAAATTTACCTTTAAATAATGTTCAAAGTCCTGATTTAATTGTCGTTAGCCCCGGAGTGCCTTGGGATATACCCATTTTAGAGGAAGCGAGGAGAAAAGGAATAAAAACCATTGGTGAAATGGAGTTAGCATGGCAATATTTATCTAAAACTCCTTGGATTGGTATTACTGGGACAAATGGAAAAACTACCACAACAGCGTTAGTAGAAGCGATGTTAAAAATGGGGGGTATAAAAACCTCAGCTTGTGGAAATATTGGCTATGCCGCTTGTGATTTAGCATTAGAGTCTTTAGATAATCCCCTTGAATGGGTGGTAGCTGAAATTAGTAGTTATCAAATAGAATCTTCTATGGATTTATCTCCTAGAATTGGTATTTGGACAACCTTTACTCCAGACCATTTAGCCAGACATAAAACTTTAGAAAACTACCATCGTATTAAGGCGAGTTTATTACAGAGATCTCACCTAAAAATTCTCAATGGGGATGATCCTTATCTACATAATTTTGGTTTAGATTTAGATTGGAAAAATGTTTATTGGACAAGTGTAAGAGGAAAAGAATATTTATTGGGCGATATAGAAAAGGGTGTTTATCTGGAAGATTCATGGATTGTGGCTTTTAAGGAGTTAATTGCCCCTGTGTCTCTGTTTAAGATGGTGGGAAAACATAATTTACAAAATTTATTAATGGCTACTGCCGCCGCTAGATTAGCAGGTGTTAGCAAAAAAGCGATCGCAGATACTATTTCGTCATTTACAGGAGTGCCTCACCGCCTCGAATTAATTACCAATATAGATGGAGTAGCTTATATAAACGATAGTAAAGCTACCAATTATGATGCGGCTCAAGTAGGTTTAGATTCTGTCGCCTCCCCCACGATTTTGATTGCAGGAGGAGAAGCAAAAGAAGGAGATGATACCGCATGGATAAATACTATTAAAGAAAAATGTGTTTCTGTTTTACTCATTGGAGAAGCGGCTTCTTTCTTTGCCGAGCGATTTGAGGCTTCTGGCTTCGGACAATATGAAATAGTAGAAACAATGGAAAATGCAGTTAAAAGAGGAAGGGAATTAGCTTCTAGCTTAAAAGCAAAAGTTGTTTTACTATCTCCCGCCTGTGCTAGTTTTGACCAGTATCAGAACTTTGAGCAAAGAGGTGAAAACTTCCGTCAGATATGCTATGATCTAAGCCAGAAAGACAACTAA